ACGACTTCCGCGCCGTCCGCCGATACGCGTACAACACTGCCCGGGCCGGGGCCTTCGGCACCCATCTCGAACAACTGCACGGCATACAGCGCGTCGCCGGCGAGCAGGATGTCGGTGACGCCGGTCAGCCCGGCGAACGTCTCGGCCAGCTCACCGCCGGACCAGCGCTCGACCTTGCCAGCGCCGGGGGCGATGCCTTCACCGAGGAACCCGACGTAGACGTCGCCGTTCTCGGCGACCTCAACGCTGGTCGGCACGCTGTTGTCCGGCCATGCCGCGACAGTGCTGAGCCCGTCAGCTTCGGTCCACGCCAGCAGCGCGTTCATGCCGGCGTCGACGATCAGCAGGGTGCCGTCCGCCGTCCACGCGATGTCGGCGACATTGCTGTCGTAGCCATTGCCGTCCGGATCGTTATTCACCTCGAAATCGTTGAGGTTGATGATCGTCTTGACGGCCAGTGTCTCGGCGTTGAGCTCAACGACAGAGTCCATCCAGAACGCGCCATTGGTCGACGGACCGGCACCACTGAAGATGACCCACAGCGAGTCGCCATTCGGAATAGCACG
The sequence above is a segment of the Candidatus Flexicrinis affinis genome. Coding sequences within it:
- a CDS encoding ScyD/ScyE family protein — its product is MRTTLFRLIICAALLALALPVVAQEGPPPLPGEPVVMELGAPRGIAFDADGNLLVADAGTGGEVEMTMAGPEGEAVTGLGLTGRIVSVAPDGTVGDRIAGFPSYKGAMETLGLYRAIPNGDSLWVIFSGAGPSTNGAFWMDSVVELNAETLAVKTIINLNDFEVNNDPDGNGYDSNVADIAWTADGTLLIVDAGMNALLAWTEADGLSTVAAWPDNSVPTSVEVAENGDVYVGFLGEGIAPGAGKVERWSGGELAETFAGLTGVTDILLAGDALYAVQLFEMGAEGPGPGSVVRVSADGAEVVVGGLLAPFGIAMGPDGALYVSFGTIAFFEGAPAGVVRVPMM